TCCTCCCTGAGATCGTGCCATGAGGTGCTTCCAGTGGATGCGCTTGCACTTTGCTCTGTGCGATGAGTTGAAATGGTATCGCCAATGCCCTTCGCCAATGCTGCTGACTCTTGACTTGATATCAGCTATCTCGGAGGAGATATGATGGCGTGCTTTCAAGTTCTGTATGGATGACTTGATCTTGCGAAGGTACCCCGTGAAACCATGCCCGTGATCTCTTGCCAACTTGAGCATGAATCCACCCAAAATATCCTCCGTGTCGTATGCAACTTCTATGACTTGTTTCACCCAGACCTTCAACTCAGGGTCCTCTTCTTGCGACGACTCAGCACTTGCTAAGAAGGCCTTCATGCGCTCAAACTCATTTCTGATTAGTTGAAATTCTCCACGTACCCCTTTCAAAAGTTTCACCTCTTTCTCAACCAACATAGCAAGCTTCTCCACCAAAAAGGACACTGCGGATTCTGCCATTTCTCTCTTGTTCACTGATCTCACGAAATCAAAACTCAGgcaagaaggaaaggaaatagGTCATAGCAGTTTGCTAGTACTGTCTGTCAAAAGAAAGAATCCTTTGAATGGACATCCAAATGGGCTTTGCGCTCATCTATTGGGTGAAGTCTTCCTATGACTACTTTACTCTGATGGTATAGCGATGATTCCACCACTTCAGCAAAACTGCCAAGTAAAACTAGTTGTATTTCGCTTGCTCCCAGTAAAAGTATATTATATTGCACCGTCGCATTCATGATTAAGAGTGAGCAAGAACTTGAGAATTGGACAGGTGAGAAAGTATagattccaaatttcaaagTATGCAAGATAAGCTTcaagttctaaaaaataaaaaaactgttTTGAACATTCTTAATTGGAGAAAtatgaaacttgaaacctataATCAGTAACCTAGAACCTAGAgcaagttttaatgtttttctcgATTTGTGTGTTCACGTGATCTTATGATATTTTATACTGTTTGATGATAAATGTAGAATCTGCAAGTACTAATTTGAACTTCCATTTTATGTAtgaaatttttactttattaatgttcatatttttcgtTTACTTTTATGGTCAGTGAATTGTAAAAACAAATGATAGCcattaaatgttttaattcattataataatttaattaataatatacgTGGAATCTGGATAGACATAAGAACCGAcctaaaatttgttacatgATAGATTTCAGATTTTAGGCTATATAGAATATGTTTCATGTttcgaaaaaatgaaaaacctaCCGATTTTAGATTACagaaatatgtaaaaaaatctGAAACCGCCGACCCTATTCATGATTCCGCCAACGACGGCATTTTTTATTCATCGACTTGGCAATTTCGTACCCGCGACTGGTCAAATCATGGCCCAGTGAAAAATGGACGCGGCATTTGAGGTGGAGGAGGCCGAGCCAAGCTGAGCGAGCGAAACCCAAAAAAGATATAAACCAGGGGAAATTCTAAATGGTTGATCTAAAGTGGGTTCATTTCTTCAGAATGAATTTTATTATAGATAAGAGTCTGAgaggccaattttttttttttttaaacttgcCAGCGNNNNNNNNNNNNNNNNNNNNNNNNNNNNNNNNNNNNNNNNNNNNNNNNNNNNNNNNNNNNNNNNNNNNNNNNNNNNNNNNNNNNNNNNNNNNNNNNNNNNGTAGTCTAGCCAGATTGTTTAGTAGAGGAAGCCAATAGGTAGCTTCTTTAGACATCCTTCTACATATAGACTTCGAAGGAGCAATGGTGGTGAAGATGGAAAATCCAAATCAATAACTTCAAACTCACTTACTGCAGTCACATCTAATGATTGAAGCTTGGTCATCTTCTTGAGGGAGTGGCATAGTTCCTTTGCATCATCTTTCGTCACATCCGTTATGCCCAGCCTCCTTAGTTGTAACTCTCCTAGCTCTTGCATTGTATTATTGCCCCGACCACTCTAGCTTTTACATAGTACAGTTTCTGCAATGATGCGAGTGCTCCAATGCCCCGGGGAGCTGAAAATCTCGTAATAGCACAAAAGGGTTTAGAAGGTCCAAGATCTAGACGATTGTACACCAACAGACACTGCAGTTTCTTGAGCTTGGTTATCTCCACAGGCAACTCAGAGACCAACGTTTGTTTGAGATCTAGAGTCTCTAGATTTTGGAGTTTCCCAATTGATCTAGGAATGATATGCACTTTAGTCCTTCTCAAACTTAGATACTTTAAGTGAAACATAACTAGTATTTGTTGGGGGAACTCGTGAAGGGGTGAATCTCTTAGATCTAACACCCTCAACAGTCGACAGCCACTTGGGACAAATTGCTCATATGAGCTGGACAATGTTGCTGACTCAAAAATGACCAGAGAGTGTAGGCTGGGGAGATTTAGTTGCTTCAATACATCATTGTAGGTATATTGGACTGATAGATGCCGAACTCTTTCGTGCAATTCTACTTTCTGCTCGGATGCAAACgaaataaagtttatatcccttagCTTAGAAAGGATACTTTCACGCATTAGGTCATGTATCCTACAACTTCTTATCCGTCTGTCTAAAGTTGTTTCTACAATTTGCACCAAACTTCTATTAACAAGCTCCTTCAAGTATCTTTGAGCAACCTCTCCCAGTGTcattccttctctttccttaacaaaCCCTTCTGCAATCCACAAACGGATAAGTGTTGCACACTCAATCACACAATCCTCTTAAAACACTCCCGAGTACATAAAGCATTTTTTCAAGTTATAATGCAAATCATTGTAGCTTAAGCTGAGAATTTTCCTGAAATTTTGCATCACATCATTGCTTTCTAATTCTGCAGCAAGGTTGCAAGAAATCATCTCCCATTCCTGAACATCTTTTCCAAAGAGTAGACCACCAATTGCCACAATGGCAAGTGGCAAACCctcacattttttcaaaatccaTTCAGAAACTTCTTCTAGGTGAGAAGGACAAGGATTCCCAAAGAAGGCTTTCTTGCCTAATAAGGACCGTGATCCCTTTGGAGATAGGGGCataagttcataaacttttgattGGTTGGATGAGGCGGTAGCAATGTCAGTTATGCGAGTGGTGATTATTATTCGGCTACTTAAACAGCTATTGGGCATTGCATTTTTTATACCTTCTAGTGCATCCTTACCCCATACATCATCTAGAATAATGACATACCTCTTTTGTTGTAGAATGTCTTTCACTATCTGCTTGAGACTCGTGCTTCTCATGATTTCGATTCCTTGAGGGATCGTTTGCCTAAATTCTCTATGAAGTTGTACAATCATGTCCCTCAAAATATCCTCAATCTTATAGGACTGGGAGACTTTGATCCATACATGGCTTTGGAAGAAGGTTTTTACTCGCTGATCGTTGTATACTCGTCCTGCTAGAGTGGTCTTCCCTAAACCCCCCATCCCTAAGATTGATACAACTTCAAGCCCGGATTCTTCATCGAGAAGCCACTTAATAAGATTTTCCACCGGCTCGTCAATCCCCACCAGTTCACCTTCCTCGCCTAGAAAACCATCCTCCCTCAGGACGTGCTGTGAGGTGCCTCCGGTGGATGAGATCGCACTTTGCC
This region of Eucalyptus grandis isolate ANBG69807.140 chromosome 8, ASM1654582v1, whole genome shotgun sequence genomic DNA includes:
- the LOC120287416 gene encoding disease resistance protein RPM1-like; translated protein: MADSAVSFLVEKLAILVEKEVKQLKGVRREIEFIKDEFEHMKAFLERAESSQEDDPQLKIWVKQVREVAYDTEDVLDEFMLNLAKDHGHGFMGYFRKIKSSIQNLKARHCISSDIADIKSRVNNIAERRRRYNFTGQSAISSTGGTSQHVLREDGFLGEEGELVGIDEPVENLIKWLLDEESGLEVVSILGMGGLGKTTLAGRVYNDQRVKTFFQSHVWIKVSQSYKIEDILRDMIVQLHREFRQTIPQGIEIMRSTSLKQIVKDILQQKRYVIILDDVWGKDALEGIKNAMPNSCLSSRIIITTRITDIATASSNQSKVYELMPLSPKGSRSLLGKKAFFGNPCPSHLEEVSEWILKKCEGLPLAIVAIGGLLFGKDVQEWEMISCNLAAELESNDVMQNFRKILSLSYNDLHYNLKKCFMYSGVF